A window of Cryptomeria japonica chromosome 3, Sugi_1.0, whole genome shotgun sequence contains these coding sequences:
- the LOC131031000 gene encoding F-box/kelch-repeat protein At1g15670-like: MGSLFPSLPDELGWECLVRVELNSHHNLRCICKSWNAALKSPHFYQDRKRLNISEQRVCMLQEIDGICNRVAVYDLEKNSCKILPSIPTEINSIFHCHFVQQKLVLIPALLADSTRNYVWLYDFACSKWRQGAKMPRWQNAFASAADEHEGLIYVGGGHDRIFHIGKPVRSASVYNVEEDKWDLLPDMNTYMEPYSIGLFSEGKFYVMGYSDSIEVFDSQTRSWKTMDDRFNSWRYVSAFGRFYCLSGKGLVEYDYSQDKLQFLGSLPTEDWARFINFAVVVGNKIFVCREMIQGQEFCMLEPPSERGGTFKLIGIETPLGFQGFAIHAATLDL, from the coding sequence ATGGGATCTCTATTTCCTTCTCTTCCAGATGAACTTGGTTGGGAATGCCTGGTGAGGGTGGAATTGAATTCTCATCACAACCTCAGGTGTATCTGCAAAAGCTGGAACGCCGCATTGAAAAGCCCCCACTTTTATCAAGATAGAAAAAGATTGAATATTTCTGAGCAACGGGTTTGTATGCTCCAGGAAATAGACGGCATTTGCAACAGGGTGGCAGTTTACGACCTGGAGAAGAACTCCTGTAAAATTCTACCTTCCATTCCCACAGAAATTAACAGCATCTTTCACTGCCATTTCGTGCAACAAAAGCTGGTTTTGATCCCGGCTTTGCTTGCCGACTCTACAAGAAATTATGTGTGGTTATACGATTTTGCTTGTTCGAAATGGCGGCAGGGTGCCAAAATGCCAAGATGGCAGAATGCATTTGCCTCGGCAGCGGATGAACACGAGGGACTGATTTACGTTGGTGGGGGGCATGACAGAATTTTTCACATTGGTAAACCAGTCCGTAGCGCTTCAGTTTACAATGTGGAGGAGGACAAGTGGGATCTTCTTCCCGACATGAACACCTACATGGAGCCCTACTCTATAGGTCTTTTTTCTGAGGGCAAGTTTTATGTAATGGGATATTCTGACAGCATTGAGGTTTTTGATTCACAAACAAGAAGCTGGAAAACTATGGATGATAGATTCAACAGTTGGCGTTATGTAAGCGCATTTGGGCGCTTTTACTGCTTGTCTGGTAAGGGATTGGTAGAATATGACTATAGCCAAGATAAGCTACAGTTTCTAGGGTCTCTTCCAACGGAGGATTGGGCCCGATTTATCAATTTCGCTGTAGTGGTTGGCAATAAAATCTTTGTGTGCAGGGAAATGATTCAAGGTCAAGAGTTCTGTATGTTGGAACCTCCAAGTGAgagaggaggaacattcaaattGATTGGCATTGAGACACCATTAGGCTTCCAGGGTTTTGCTATACATGCTGCTACCCTAGATCTTTGA